A window from Symbiopectobacterium purcellii encodes these proteins:
- the gpU gene encoding phage minor tail U family protein produces MIKHMQLRAAVLAALRAAITEHTTFLDGRPVALASDSLPAIAVYISDAQPVENALDEALWQANLHVALFEQAGSPDSTLDEKMAQKISPVLMSVSALKESTETFSTQRYDYRLDEEGSIWRSADL; encoded by the coding sequence ATGATCAAGCACATGCAGCTACGTGCTGCCGTTTTGGCTGCGCTGCGCGCCGCCATCACCGAACACACCACTTTTCTTGACGGACGTCCCGTCGCCTTAGCGTCAGACAGCTTGCCCGCCATCGCGGTCTACATCAGTGATGCACAACCGGTGGAAAACGCACTGGATGAGGCGCTGTGGCAAGCCAATCTGCACGTTGCGCTTTTCGAACAGGCGGGAAGCCCGGATTCGACGCTGGATGAAAAGATGGCGCAGAAAATTTCCCCTGTGCTGATGTCAGTATCAGCGCTTAAGGAGAGCACGGAAACCTTCTCAACGCAGCGATATGACTATCGACTCGATGAAGAAGGGAGCATTTGGAGGTCTGCAGACCTCTAA
- a CDS encoding phage tail assembly protein T, producing the protein MLSELSSSELSEWFAFYQEHYFSDVLLDAECCALRATMLALTGHQDIPLQQLSLLQPTVEPETMSDDELMVIGEGLFGGVRYGPDNR; encoded by the coding sequence ATGCTGTCTGAGCTCTCTTCCAGCGAGTTATCCGAATGGTTTGCGTTCTATCAGGAGCACTACTTTTCCGATGTGCTGCTGGATGCGGAGTGCTGCGCTCTGCGTGCCACCATGCTGGCGTTAACGGGTCATCAAGACATCCCGTTACAGCAACTCAGCCTGTTACAGCCAACGGTTGAGCCTGAAACGATGAGTGATGATGAACTGATGGTAATAGGCGAAGGATTATTTGGAGGGGTTCGTTATGGCCCAGACAATCGATGA
- a CDS encoding phage tail protein, with amino-acid sequence MAIETFHWPLQIGNQPEVQYNETVRKVQFGDGYTQLSGTGLNGETITFPYAFRG; translated from the coding sequence ATGGCAATTGAAACATTTCACTGGCCGCTGCAAATCGGCAATCAGCCCGAGGTGCAATACAACGAAACGGTACGCAAAGTGCAGTTTGGCGATGGCTATACGCAACTGTCCGGCACGGGGTTAAACGGGGAAACCATCACCTTTCCCTATGCGTTTCGCGGCTAG
- a CDS encoding phage tail tape measure protein produces the protein MAQTIDEQALNFNAVLLNSSVLRVQQDLLSLGSVVTQATQRFSQLVAQQSAALKASDVRAQPGTWSAQRVMAQGRADFNDTSGYMLAGLNGIGTDQSKDETKVKTWREGLIESWSDYAKVASDTYTQVKTGGEAAFKTLDAGLTRFVKTGKLNLSNFAESMLSMLANVALRASMVEGVNAILGFFDISTTTKDNDKDKDQGKNKQSASSNPATTAAQRNDVQRSINGQDDGTSNKNSGKTWVDGLSESWGKYSESALDSYSIIQAGGDAAFQQLDNSVMNFVRTGKLNFSSFAESVLGMLAEIAVKSALVQGMNALMGAFGFTAKANAKGGVYTSSSLSAYSGQVVDRPTLFAFAKGAGLMGEAGPEAIMPLTRNANGVLGVRAVGGVSGNTAPQVSINIASDGRISQTSSAGLAQFGSEIGSFVDQRFKSLLTREMGQGRMLSTAMKGRRS, from the coding sequence ATGGCCCAGACAATCGATGAACAGGCATTAAATTTTAACGCTGTGTTGTTAAACAGCAGCGTGCTGCGCGTGCAGCAGGATTTGCTGTCGCTGGGAAGTGTCGTTACCCAGGCGACGCAGCGTTTTTCTCAATTGGTCGCTCAGCAGAGTGCGGCGTTGAAAGCGAGCGATGTGCGAGCTCAGCCGGGCACCTGGTCGGCACAACGGGTAATGGCGCAAGGGCGCGCTGATTTTAACGATACCAGTGGCTATATGCTGGCAGGGCTGAATGGCATTGGCACCGATCAATCCAAAGATGAAACGAAGGTGAAAACCTGGCGGGAGGGCCTGATTGAGTCATGGAGCGACTATGCCAAAGTGGCTTCAGATACTTATACCCAGGTGAAAACCGGCGGCGAGGCAGCATTTAAAACGCTGGACGCGGGATTAACGCGCTTTGTGAAAACCGGCAAACTGAATCTCTCGAATTTTGCCGAATCCATGTTGAGTATGTTAGCGAACGTAGCGTTAAGGGCATCAATGGTCGAAGGCGTTAACGCTATTCTTGGTTTTTTCGATATTTCGACAACCACCAAGGATAACGATAAGGATAAAGACCAGGGTAAAAATAAGCAGAGCGCCTCTTCAAATCCGGCAACCACCGCGGCGCAGCGTAACGATGTCCAGAGGAGCATTAACGGGCAGGACGACGGAACCTCGAATAAAAATAGCGGCAAAACCTGGGTCGATGGCCTGAGTGAATCCTGGGGGAAATATTCCGAGAGCGCGCTGGACTCCTATTCCATTATTCAGGCCGGAGGCGACGCGGCATTCCAACAGTTGGATAATAGCGTGATGAATTTTGTGCGGACCGGAAAACTCAATTTCTCCTCTTTCGCTGAATCGGTATTGGGCATGTTGGCGGAAATCGCCGTGAAGTCGGCGCTGGTGCAGGGGATGAATGCGTTAATGGGCGCGTTTGGTTTCACCGCCAAAGCCAATGCCAAAGGGGGGGTGTATACCTCATCCAGTCTGTCGGCCTATTCGGGGCAGGTGGTCGATCGCCCCACGCTGTTTGCCTTCGCCAAAGGGGCGGGATTGATGGGTGAGGCCGGACCGGAAGCCATTATGCCGCTGACACGCAACGCCAATGGGGTTCTGGGCGTACGAGCCGTGGGCGGCGTGAGTGGCAATACGGCGCCGCAGGTCAGTATCAATATTGCCAGCGATGGCCGCATCTCTCAGACCTCATCGGCCGGGTTGGCGCAATTTGGCAGTGAGATCGGCAGCTTTGTCGATCAACGCTTTAAATCGCTGCTGACCCGGGAAATGGGGCAGGGACGCATGTTGAGCACGGCAATGAAAGGGCGGAGAAGCTAA
- a CDS encoding C40 family peptidase, producing MKLGNLIVSEILAHAEQEYPREACGVVVHNQRRQRYLPCRNLAQAPQDHFIMSPEDYAQAEDSGTLVAIVHSHPDATTTPSAVDLAQCDQSQLPWVIVSWPEGDVRTLMPQQGIKPLLARPFVHGIWDCYAIVRDWYQLERNIQLPNFARTDDWWNRGENLYMTHYRDAGFTPVTDDIAPGDVIIMQVRASEPNHAGVYVGNGEMLHHMYGQLSQKVPYGGYWLDRTIIRLRYTGGNHDASH from the coding sequence GTGAAACTGGGAAATTTGATCGTCAGCGAGATCCTCGCCCACGCAGAGCAAGAATATCCGCGCGAAGCGTGCGGGGTGGTCGTGCACAATCAACGGCGGCAACGCTACCTGCCTTGCCGCAATCTGGCACAGGCACCGCAGGATCATTTTATCATGAGCCCCGAGGACTATGCGCAGGCGGAGGACAGCGGCACGCTGGTGGCGATCGTGCACAGCCATCCCGATGCCACCACCACGCCCAGCGCCGTCGATCTTGCCCAGTGCGATCAATCGCAACTGCCCTGGGTGATCGTCAGTTGGCCGGAAGGTGATGTGCGCACCCTGATGCCGCAGCAGGGGATTAAACCCCTGCTGGCGCGCCCTTTTGTGCACGGCATTTGGGATTGCTATGCCATTGTGCGCGACTGGTATCAACTGGAGCGCAACATCCAACTGCCGAATTTTGCGCGCACGGACGACTGGTGGAACCGTGGCGAAAACCTGTATATGACACACTACCGTGACGCAGGCTTTACGCCGGTGACCGATGATATTGCGCCGGGTGACGTGATCATTATGCAAGTGCGCGCCAGCGAGCCGAATCATGCTGGCGTCTACGTTGGCAACGGTGAAATGTTGCACCATATGTACGGTCAGCTCAGCCAGAAAGTGCCCTACGGCGGCTACTGGCTGGACAGAACCATTATCCGACTGCGTTATACCGGAGGAAATCATGACGCTAGCCATTGA
- a CDS encoding class II holin family protein, with protein MRMYKLTTGISYGASGATGSYWMLQLLDAVSPNQWTAIGVMGSLLFGLLTFLVNLFFKIREDRRREEGMHNE; from the coding sequence ATGCGTATGTATAAATTGACGACGGGCATCTCCTATGGTGCTTCGGGGGCTACCGGCAGCTACTGGATGCTTCAGTTACTGGATGCCGTTTCTCCTAACCAGTGGACAGCCATTGGTGTGATGGGGAGTTTGTTGTTTGGTCTGCTGACTTTTCTGGTGAATTTGTTTTTCAAAATCAGGGAAGACCGGCGCAGAGAAGAGGGAATGCATAATGAGTAG
- the gpJ gene encoding TipJ family phage tail tip protein: MTAIKGSKGGSANARVPVESPDSIQSTSYAKILLALGEGEFAGNLDGSRIFLDGTPLNDSNGNANFSGVSWAFRPGTPDQSYIPGFPGVENEIAVSTELTSKTPWTRLLPNINLSAVRLRFSWAALQQQHDNGDVGGYRIEYAIDIATDGGSYREVLKTEIDGKTTTSYERSHRIDLPTASTGWQIRVRRITPNSTSNRIADKMAIEAITEVIDAKLRYPETALLLMQFDAQQFQNIPVVSCEPDGRIIRVPTNYDVQTRRYSGSWDGTFKWAFSNNPAWVYYDIQLSERFGLGERIKATHLVLSKWTLYQIAQYCDQLVPDGHGGSGTEPRFLCDVYIQSQEEAWTVLNDLAAIFRGSSFWANNQMNVLSDMPREMDYVVTRANVRDGRFTYSNASSKTHYSTAMVAWSDPDNAYQDAVEAVADNKLVRRYGIKQADVTAIGCTRQTEAIRRGKWILHTNDADRTVSYTMGLDGDIPVPGTVVGIADALLAGRPLGGRISAVDGRNIMLDRVSSAAIGERLIPNLPSGKAEGRTIEAVNDEVVTVTTAYSETPVPESVWAVDASDLALQLYRIIGVKEGEDSASFDITAIEFDQDKFAKIDTGARIESRPISLVPPSVQPAPDNVVITSDNRIEQGINITTLRITWDKADSAIAYEVQWRRDNGNWISAARTSAQGVEVSGIYAGRYQARVRAINATEISSLWANAQETTLTGKVGNPPALASFTTTSLVFGVQLDWQFPADTDDTLKTEIQYSPTRDGQNVLLLTDVVYPTRTYQQMGLSVGQAFFYRARIVDKSGNQGPWTGWIVGESSTDVSDITDVIVDEITETDAWKSLVGGIDNHTQQISDGLLNSIEQAKAIIRNSLANDAETRRWRTQNGDRVAEITETRTAIANEVEARTIAMLEMQSNIGTTNSNLTQLQQTVATQNETTSLQITTLNSQMTEAQSGISANTTAIDGLTTSVTQHGNTITSQGQSITQITASVGAAQQTADTAQSTANGAVQSVNAVTATATQQGNAITAQGTQISQLTATVNGVSTEISDISSVVNDIDDKLSASRTIKVGVDANGKQYLAGIGLDVSNSTAGMQSNIILLADRTSIMTNAGGTPTPVFTTQGTQAILNSAVIGDATITNAKINDAAITRAKISDGLQSDNYLKGIEGLKIDFVSGGAEFNNVTVRGAVYATDGTFNGTVYADKIEGDVVKLQNAGNGNNTVGMSGFKLPLTVPPEGWKDIIEIEPASYDRIFMFMNIRLMIGVSNKGGQNATLALISPSGDLTTICGVVAGQGQSNRVYIPPVFIPANISEIKQKLQVYCWRAGAGLVSDDDSGGYIFGVKASSVTPFANYKSYS; this comes from the coding sequence ATGACAGCGATCAAAGGCAGCAAAGGCGGCAGCGCGAACGCGCGCGTTCCCGTTGAGTCGCCAGATTCTATTCAATCCACCTCCTACGCCAAAATACTGTTGGCGCTGGGGGAAGGAGAATTTGCCGGGAATCTGGATGGCTCGCGTATTTTTCTTGACGGTACGCCGCTTAACGACAGCAACGGCAACGCCAATTTTTCCGGCGTGTCGTGGGCGTTTCGTCCCGGTACGCCCGACCAAAGTTATATTCCCGGTTTTCCCGGCGTTGAAAATGAGATCGCGGTAAGCACCGAACTGACCAGTAAAACGCCGTGGACGCGTTTGTTGCCCAATATCAACCTCTCAGCGGTGCGCTTACGCTTCTCCTGGGCGGCACTGCAACAGCAGCATGATAACGGTGACGTGGGCGGCTATCGTATTGAATATGCCATTGATATCGCCACGGACGGCGGCAGCTACCGTGAAGTGCTGAAAACGGAGATTGATGGCAAAACCACCACGTCATATGAACGCAGCCACCGTATCGATCTGCCCACAGCATCCACCGGTTGGCAGATCCGCGTGCGCCGCATCACGCCCAATTCCACCAGCAATCGTATTGCCGATAAGATGGCGATCGAAGCCATTACCGAAGTGATTGATGCCAAGCTGCGCTACCCGGAAACGGCGCTACTGCTGATGCAGTTTGACGCGCAGCAGTTTCAAAATATTCCGGTCGTCTCCTGCGAGCCGGACGGGCGAATTATCCGCGTTCCCACCAACTATGATGTGCAAACGCGGCGCTACTCGGGCAGTTGGGATGGCACCTTCAAGTGGGCATTCTCCAACAACCCAGCCTGGGTGTACTACGACATTCAGCTTTCCGAACGTTTTGGCCTGGGCGAGCGTATCAAAGCCACCCATCTGGTGCTGTCGAAATGGACGTTGTACCAGATTGCTCAGTACTGCGATCAGCTCGTGCCGGATGGTCATGGCGGCAGCGGCACGGAACCGCGCTTTTTGTGCGATGTGTACATCCAATCGCAAGAAGAGGCATGGACGGTGCTCAACGATCTGGCGGCGATCTTTCGTGGCTCCTCGTTCTGGGCCAATAATCAGATGAACGTGCTGTCCGATATGCCGCGCGAGATGGATTACGTGGTCACCCGTGCCAATGTGCGCGACGGGCGCTTTACCTACAGCAACGCCAGCAGCAAAACGCACTACAGCACGGCGATGGTGGCCTGGTCCGATCCCGATAACGCCTATCAGGACGCGGTGGAAGCCGTTGCGGATAACAAACTGGTGCGGCGCTACGGCATTAAACAGGCCGATGTGACCGCAATTGGCTGTACGCGCCAGACCGAAGCGATTCGGCGCGGTAAATGGATATTGCACACCAACGATGCCGATCGCACCGTCTCTTATACTATGGGGCTGGACGGGGATATTCCGGTCCCCGGCACGGTTGTCGGTATCGCTGATGCTTTGCTGGCTGGGCGTCCGTTAGGCGGGCGTATCAGTGCAGTAGACGGACGTAACATTATGCTTGACCGTGTCTCTTCCGCAGCCATCGGTGAACGCCTGATTCCCAACCTGCCGAGTGGCAAAGCAGAGGGGCGCACTATTGAGGCGGTGAACGACGAGGTGGTCACCGTTACCACGGCGTATAGCGAAACGCCGGTGCCCGAGTCGGTATGGGCTGTCGATGCTAGCGACCTGGCGCTGCAACTGTATCGCATCATTGGTGTGAAAGAGGGCGAGGACAGCGCTTCCTTTGATATCACGGCCATCGAATTCGATCAGGATAAATTCGCCAAAATTGATACCGGCGCGCGCATTGAATCTCGCCCCATCAGTCTGGTTCCACCTTCGGTACAGCCTGCGCCGGACAACGTGGTGATCACTAGCGATAACCGCATCGAGCAAGGTATCAATATCACTACCCTGCGCATTACCTGGGACAAGGCGGACAGTGCCATTGCCTATGAAGTGCAATGGCGGCGTGATAACGGCAACTGGATCAGCGCGGCGCGCACCTCGGCACAGGGCGTTGAGGTATCGGGTATTTACGCCGGGCGTTATCAAGCGCGCGTGCGCGCCATCAATGCCACGGAGATCTCCAGCCTGTGGGCCAACGCGCAGGAAACCACGCTAACAGGGAAAGTGGGTAATCCGCCGGCACTGGCCAGTTTTACCACCACCTCGCTGGTGTTCGGTGTCCAACTCGACTGGCAATTCCCTGCCGACACCGACGATACCCTGAAAACCGAGATTCAGTATTCCCCGACCCGCGACGGCCAGAACGTGTTGCTGCTGACCGATGTGGTGTACCCCACTCGCACGTATCAGCAAATGGGGCTCAGCGTCGGTCAGGCGTTCTTTTACCGCGCCCGTATCGTTGACAAGTCTGGCAATCAGGGGCCGTGGACGGGGTGGATTGTTGGGGAATCGAGTACTGACGTTAGTGATATTACCGATGTGATTGTGGATGAAATCACTGAAACCGATGCTTGGAAATCGCTGGTCGGTGGGATTGATAATCATACCCAGCAAATCTCAGACGGTCTGCTGAACAGCATTGAACAGGCGAAAGCGATTATTCGTAACAGCCTGGCTAACGATGCTGAAACACGGCGCTGGCGCACACAGAACGGCGACAGGGTGGCAGAAATAACAGAAACGCGTACTGCAATCGCCAATGAAGTTGAGGCCAGAACGATTGCGATGCTGGAAATGCAATCGAATATTGGCACAACTAACAGCAATCTGACGCAGTTGCAGCAGACGGTGGCAACGCAAAACGAAACCACGTCTCTGCAGATTACCACGCTAAATAGCCAAATGACTGAGGCTCAGTCAGGCATTTCAGCCAATACAACTGCCATTGATGGGCTCACCACCTCTGTGACGCAGCACGGGAATACCATCACTTCGCAAGGTCAGTCTATCACGCAGATCACCGCGTCAGTGGGGGCGGCGCAGCAAACCGCTGATACTGCGCAATCAACCGCTAATGGTGCGGTGCAGAGTGTGAATGCGGTGACTGCAACAGCTACACAGCAGGGGAATGCCATTACAGCCCAGGGAACGCAAATCAGTCAATTAACGGCAACGGTAAATGGTGTCTCAACTGAAATTAGTGATATCAGCAGCGTTGTTAATGATATTGACGATAAATTGTCGGCATCACGAACGATCAAGGTTGGTGTTGATGCCAATGGGAAACAATATCTGGCAGGTATTGGTCTGGATGTTTCAAATTCAACTGCCGGGATGCAGTCAAATATTATTTTGTTAGCTGACAGAACGTCGATCATGACGAATGCAGGGGGGACGCCAACTCCTGTGTTTACGACGCAGGGAACGCAAGCGATATTAAATAGTGCGGTGATTGGGGATGCAACGATCACTAATGCTAAAATTAATGATGCAGCGATTACCAGAGCAAAAATATCAGATGGTCTGCAATCTGATAATTATCTAAAAGGTATTGAAGGGTTAAAAATAGACTTTGTTTCTGGTGGCGCTGAGTTTAACAATGTGACAGTTAGAGGTGCTGTTTATGCTACCGATGGCACATTTAATGGCACGGTTTATGCTGATAAGATAGAGGGTGATGTTGTTAAACTTCAGAATGCTGGAAATGGAAATAACACCGTAGGGATGAGCGGTTTTAAATTGCCACTTACCGTTCCACCAGAAGGATGGAAGGATATTATCGAGATAGAGCCAGCTTCCTATGATCGAATATTCATGTTTATGAATATTCGCTTGATGATTGGGGTTAGTAATAAAGGAGGGCAGAATGCCACTTTGGCTCTTATATCACCATCGGGGGATTTAACAACAATCTGTGGAGTGGTTGCTGGCCAGGGGCAAAGTAATCGCGTATATATCCCTCCTGTTTTTATTCCAGCAAACATTTCTGAAATAAAGCAAAAACTACAGGTTTATTGCTGGCGTGCTGGTGCAGGGCTTGTCTCTGACGATGATAGTGGTGGGTATATATTTGGTGTTAAAGCGTCATCAGTGACACCATTTGCGAATTATAAATCGTACTCTTGA
- a CDS encoding antiterminator Q family protein: MRDIQKVLERYGAWASHTEHGLYYSSVAAGFRGLLPSSQRSRPSCCDDDGLIVNGAMACLKKRDPYLHVLLEWHYVLGLPVRVIGTKLGISHTLVLKQLQMAEGFIDGCLSMMDIKLDIDLECQKELVYTPKIKKVVEFQKAM, translated from the coding sequence ATTCGTGATATCCAAAAGGTGCTCGAGCGCTATGGCGCATGGGCCTCTCATACCGAACACGGACTGTATTACTCTTCGGTGGCGGCGGGCTTCCGCGGGTTGCTGCCCTCCAGCCAGCGCTCGCGCCCGTCGTGTTGCGATGACGATGGGTTGATTGTCAATGGGGCGATGGCGTGTCTGAAAAAACGCGACCCGTACCTGCATGTGCTATTGGAATGGCACTATGTGCTCGGCCTGCCAGTGAGGGTAATTGGTACCAAATTGGGCATTTCACATACGTTGGTGCTAAAACAGTTACAAATGGCAGAAGGATTTATTGATGGCTGTCTGAGCATGATGGATATCAAACTGGATATCGATCTTGAATGTCAGAAAGAGCTGGTTTATACGCCGAAAATAAAAAAGGTGGTGGAATTCCAAAAGGCAATGTAG
- a CDS encoding glycoside hydrolase family protein, with amino-acid sequence MLRDADGMFTSAQPASALRALAIRDVLQGGDTLADDRQIARWFAEDQLDAQNCLEQNVERKLGARLPQNVFDGVGSFVFNVGCSNFLASTLYRYLTTGSYLAACHQLSRWVYVGQEVLPGLVARRAKEQALCLAE; translated from the coding sequence ATGCTGAGGGATGCCGACGGGATGTTTACCAGTGCCCAGCCCGCATCAGCACTCAGGGCATTGGCCATACGCGACGTGTTACAGGGGGGGGACACGCTGGCCGATGATCGACAGATTGCCCGCTGGTTCGCGGAAGATCAGCTGGATGCGCAAAACTGCCTTGAGCAGAACGTTGAGCGCAAATTGGGCGCGCGCTTGCCGCAGAATGTTTTTGATGGTGTCGGCAGCTTCGTGTTCAACGTTGGCTGTTCGAATTTTCTGGCCTCCACGTTGTACCGCTATTTGACGACGGGATCTTACCTTGCTGCCTGTCATCAACTTAGCCGTTGGGTCTATGTCGGGCAGGAGGTGCTTCCGGGGTTGGTGGCGCGACGCGCTAAAGAGCAGGCGCTGTGCCTGGCTGAGTAG
- a CDS encoding XRE family transcriptional regulator, protein MKTMNTLAERLNHAMSLTGTTQGQLARAVNMAQPTIWRLTSGQAKGTSRMIDIANALGVRPEWLANGDEPMRAPVVAPYDSRSNIPPESQWGTVDVWDSHTPLRDDEVEVPFLKDIEFACGTGRIMNEDHNGFKLRFSKSTLRRVGANSDGSGVLCFPAKGDSMEPFIPDGTTVAVNTNDKRIIDGKIYAISQNGWNRIKLLYQVGPDTVSIRSYNSAEHPVEEKSLSDVDIIGRVFWWAVLDY, encoded by the coding sequence ATGAAAACGATGAACACTTTGGCAGAACGGCTTAACCATGCGATGTCGCTGACGGGAACGACTCAGGGGCAACTGGCACGCGCCGTTAACATGGCTCAGCCGACCATCTGGCGCTTGACCTCCGGTCAGGCGAAAGGAACATCGCGTATGATTGATATCGCCAATGCGCTGGGAGTCCGTCCTGAATGGCTGGCAAATGGTGATGAACCCATGCGTGCGCCAGTGGTAGCACCTTACGATTCTCGCTCCAACATTCCGCCGGAATCCCAGTGGGGAACGGTTGACGTGTGGGACAGCCACACCCCCTTGCGGGATGATGAAGTGGAAGTGCCGTTTCTGAAAGATATTGAATTCGCCTGCGGAACTGGGCGCATCATGAATGAAGATCATAACGGGTTTAAGCTGCGGTTTTCCAAATCGACCCTACGCCGCGTCGGTGCGAATTCGGATGGCTCCGGCGTACTCTGTTTCCCGGCCAAGGGCGACAGCATGGAGCCGTTTATTCCTGATGGCACCACCGTCGCCGTCAACACCAACGATAAGCGCATTATTGATGGCAAGATTTACGCCATCAGCCAAAACGGGTGGAACCGCATCAAACTGCTGTATCAGGTCGGACCGGACACGGTAAGCATCCGCAGCTATAACAGTGCAGAACACCCTGTCGAAGAGAAATCGCTCAGCGACGTCGATATTATTGGCCGCGTGTTCTGGTGGGCGGTGCTGGACTACTGA
- a CDS encoding phage minor tail protein L has product MSINLDAQQLAPGDRVRLFEVDCTAFDGPELYFHNHPIPHSADEIAAAAGEESKLPAKSLWWQGKEYKAWPTHIEGLEMTSDGSAPTPTLAVGNIDGTITALCLVYQNLAQATVRIHTTFAHYLDARNFPDGNNSADPTQERLEVWYIDSKANEDSESVTFNLSSPADLQGVMIPTRQIHSLCTWCARGQYRGASCGYTGSRYFDIDGNPVDDPAKDECSGLLSTGCKPRFGEAAELPFGGFPGSALIKR; this is encoded by the coding sequence ATGTCTATCAATCTCGACGCCCAACAGTTGGCGCCGGGCGATCGCGTGCGCTTGTTTGAAGTGGATTGCACCGCATTCGATGGCCCGGAACTCTATTTTCACAACCATCCTATCCCGCACAGCGCCGACGAGATTGCCGCCGCTGCGGGGGAGGAAAGTAAACTTCCGGCAAAATCCCTCTGGTGGCAGGGAAAAGAGTACAAGGCGTGGCCGACGCATATTGAGGGGCTGGAAATGACCAGCGATGGCAGCGCTCCCACGCCCACGCTGGCGGTCGGCAATATCGATGGCACCATCACCGCGTTGTGTCTGGTCTACCAAAATCTGGCGCAGGCCACGGTGCGGATTCATACCACCTTTGCCCACTATCTGGATGCGCGCAATTTCCCTGATGGCAACAACAGCGCTGACCCGACGCAAGAGCGGCTGGAGGTCTGGTACATCGACAGCAAGGCAAACGAGGATAGCGAATCGGTGACGTTCAATCTCTCCTCGCCCGCTGATTTGCAGGGAGTCATGATCCCCACCCGGCAGATTCACAGCCTGTGTACCTGGTGCGCTCGCGGACAGTATCGCGGCGCATCCTGTGGTTACACCGGATCGCGCTATTTCGATATTGACGGCAATCCGGTCGATGATCCGGCAAAGGATGAGTGCTCCGGGCTGCTTTCCACTGGCTGCAAACCGCGATTTGGCGAGGCGGCCGAATTGCCGTTCGGCGGCTTTCCGGGGTCGGCACTGATTAAGAGGTAA
- the gpG gene encoding phage tail assembly chaperone G yields MYLKTEPFGPNQVVLSELSGLQRIEYLEAIVEHMSALENIPDAIPEANKMAIFGSLTIKLHAWLVSRSLWQQDRERALDDIFNQVLNDWPPRLINEAALLVQQLSGIVPESASEEPADESTSSTPGKS; encoded by the coding sequence ATGTACCTGAAAACCGAGCCTTTTGGCCCCAATCAGGTGGTGCTGTCTGAGCTGTCAGGGTTGCAGCGCATCGAGTATCTCGAAGCGATTGTTGAACACATGAGTGCGTTGGAGAACATTCCTGACGCTATCCCTGAGGCCAATAAAATGGCCATTTTTGGCAGTCTGACCATCAAACTGCACGCCTGGCTGGTATCCCGCTCGCTGTGGCAACAGGATCGGGAACGCGCCCTGGATGACATTTTCAATCAGGTGCTCAACGACTGGCCACCGCGCTTGATCAATGAGGCCGCTTTGCTGGTTCAGCAACTCAGCGGCATCGTGCCTGAAAGTGCCAGTGAGGAACCCGCCGATGAGAGTACTTCCAGTACGCCGGGAAAGTCTTAG